From one Tetragenococcus osmophilus genomic stretch:
- a CDS encoding DUF916 and DUF3324 domain-containing protein, with amino-acid sequence MKKMLVLVFAFVFLLCFSKTGRAASEFDFSVHFDLPKNQVSSNKTYLDLLVQPNSTQNITYTLKNDTDKKIDVSVKVHEASTNTNGVVEYAKKADFKDSSLNNKMSDLVTYEKKVSIPANSSVEKQITVNIPKEKFDGVIAGGITFQEINEEDKEVKKGVGVESTFSMTKAILLRNNKKSISPELQLKEVSPITLNSRSVIQAVIQNDRPAYIFQGKFDTRIQKKNSNKILYQKKTKDISVAPNSTFGYQIPLEGKKLKPGEYQLTILAKGEKKKWKLQKDFTVSKKDAQDLAKDDVDINKKDSRWGVYLLGLIFVISLGSFFIWKFIIKKQRR; translated from the coding sequence ATGAAAAAAATGTTAGTGCTAGTGTTTGCTTTTGTTTTTTTATTATGTTTTTCAAAAACAGGCCGGGCAGCATCTGAGTTTGATTTTTCAGTACACTTTGATTTACCTAAAAACCAAGTGAGTTCAAATAAGACTTACTTAGATCTACTTGTCCAGCCGAATAGTACTCAAAATATTACGTATACATTAAAAAACGATACAGATAAAAAGATCGATGTTTCTGTAAAGGTTCATGAAGCAAGCACAAATACAAATGGTGTAGTTGAATATGCAAAAAAAGCTGATTTTAAAGATAGTAGTTTAAATAATAAAATGAGCGACTTAGTTACCTATGAGAAAAAAGTTAGTATACCAGCAAATAGCTCGGTGGAAAAACAAATTACAGTGAATATTCCTAAGGAAAAATTTGATGGAGTCATTGCTGGAGGAATTACTTTTCAAGAAATAAACGAAGAAGATAAAGAAGTAAAAAAGGGAGTAGGTGTTGAAAGTACTTTTTCAATGACAAAGGCAATCCTACTTAGAAACAATAAAAAAAGTATTTCTCCTGAATTGCAATTAAAAGAGGTCTCCCCTATTACTCTAAATTCTAGAAGTGTCATCCAAGCTGTAATTCAAAATGATCGGCCGGCATATATATTTCAAGGAAAATTTGATACTCGTATTCAAAAGAAAAATTCGAATAAGATACTTTATCAAAAAAAGACAAAGGATATATCTGTCGCACCTAATTCAACGTTTGGTTATCAGATTCCCCTTGAAGGAAAAAAACTCAAGCCTGGGGAATATCAACTAACCATTCTTGCAAAAGGAGAAAAAAAGAAATGGAAATTACAAAAGGATTTTACGGTATCCAAAAAAGATGCCCAAGACTTAGCTAAAGATGATGTAGATATTAATAAAAAAGATTCAAGATGGGGGGTATATTTACTTGGTCTAATATTCGTTATTTCGTTAGGAAGTTTCTTTATTTGGAAGTTTATTATAAAAAAGCAAAGGAGATAA
- a CDS encoding WxL domain-containing protein has product MKKLSALGVVLIGLGILTGINGTIVDADSSATTSANATVEKPDPNDPEDTGETGDGETGDPTDPDGDDEYTPDESNPGTPGLLRIDHAPSSFDFGTIKVGRKQTKYAGLESGSATDGAEKSVPNYVKVTDNTGNFAGWELSVSRTEFTNQEDDTQTLDGTELSFNNAYANAGSKGAGMPTTVASDVNIPVNSKTVLVQAHENEGMGEWFYVLGENNEEAEKSVALDVPVKQYAPGNYSSTLDWNLTDAPSDSSNME; this is encoded by the coding sequence ATGAAAAAATTATCAGCATTAGGTGTTGTATTAATCGGGTTAGGAATTTTGACAGGAATAAATGGAACAATTGTTGACGCTGATAGCAGTGCTACTACCTCAGCAAATGCTACAGTTGAAAAACCAGACCCTAACGATCCAGAAGACACTGGGGAAACAGGTGATGGAGAAACAGGAGATCCTACAGATCCAGATGGAGATGACGAGTACACACCTGATGAATCTAACCCTGGAACTCCTGGGTTATTACGTATTGATCATGCACCTTCAAGTTTTGATTTTGGCACAATCAAAGTAGGGAGAAAGCAAACAAAATATGCAGGTTTAGAGAGTGGTTCAGCCACAGATGGAGCTGAAAAATCCGTACCTAACTATGTGAAAGTAACGGATAATACTGGTAACTTCGCAGGTTGGGAATTATCAGTTTCACGAACAGAGTTTACCAATCAAGAAGATGACACTCAAACATTGGATGGGACAGAACTAAGTTTTAATAATGCTTACGCTAATGCTGGTTCCAAGGGAGCGGGAATGCCTACAACTGTAGCTAGTGACGTGAATATTCCTGTTAATTCGAAAACTGTTCTAGTCCAAGCACATGAAAACGAAGGAATGGGAGAATGGTTTTATGTGTTAGGGGAAAATAACGAAGAAGCTGAAAAATCAGTGGCCTTAGACGTTCCAGTAAAACAATATGCTCCAGGAAATTATTCTTCAACTTTAGATTGGAACCTAACAGACGCGCCTAGCGACAGTTCAAATATGGAATAG
- a CDS encoding Crp/Fnr family transcriptional regulator, whose protein sequence is MARLIENEIVVDYYKSKLDSRFPKYLQMNLFEYSGNEDIVIEQKSIQSLYYLVAGEVKVYNVLENGEEFVVAINSSPEIFGEIEFFQNVDTLYNIKSLGTSYMLVINFVELNKNADNLQLNHFLTEKLSRKLYVKSNNSIIHLNLSIDGRLANIIYHKTKEENSNIITLNIRETAAIINSSHRHVNRVLQRWDKKQIITRNSGTINVRDLSFFEDFSLDRSYKFQ, encoded by the coding sequence ATGGCAAGATTAATTGAAAATGAAATAGTCGTTGACTATTATAAATCAAAACTAGATAGTAGATTTCCTAAATATTTACAGATGAATCTATTTGAGTATTCTGGCAATGAGGACATTGTCATTGAACAAAAATCTATTCAATCATTATATTATTTAGTCGCAGGTGAGGTTAAAGTATATAACGTATTAGAAAACGGAGAAGAGTTTGTAGTTGCTATAAATTCTTCTCCTGAGATTTTTGGCGAGATAGAATTTTTTCAAAATGTTGATACGCTTTATAATATCAAATCTTTAGGTACAAGTTACATGTTAGTGATAAATTTTGTTGAATTAAATAAAAATGCCGATAATCTGCAATTAAATCATTTTTTAACAGAAAAATTGTCAAGAAAGCTATATGTAAAATCTAATAATAGCATCATTCATTTGAACTTAAGTATTGACGGTAGACTTGCTAATATTATTTACCATAAAACAAAAGAGGAGAATTCGAATATAATCACTTTAAATATACGCGAAACTGCAGCTATTATTAATTCTTCTCATCGTCACGTAAACCGCGTGCTTCAACGTTGGGACAAAAAACAAATTATTACTAGAAATAGTGGAACAATAAATGTGAGAGATCTTTCCTTTTTTGAAGATTTTTCATTAGATAGATCGTATAAATTTCAATAA
- a CDS encoding peptidoglycan DD-metalloendopeptidase family protein: MKQNRLWRLLLLICVPTIVTIPNHVLADTPEIHSSTKQLENTTENSITKENEFVGPEKENKVTEESFIISPNETTWEFIDLIGEDAHKIAQRENLYASVMIAQAILETSSGQSQLSQAPYYNIFGIKGIYKGKSVSFNTLENKKNGEFYTTNTTFRHYENYEDSLKDYAELLKNGLIQDPTFYKGVWKTEAASYEEATAFLTGRYATDIHYNKKLNALIEAYDLTSFDETGDETNTENTYISPVKDAVITSTYGDRNGRFHRGIDLAAGQGTEIKAAKQGKITYAGYHPSWGNYVTILHPDGLTTLYAHCSQNLAKIGQKVDQGQTIALMGSTGNSTGPHLHFEVNGSQTLTQEQLINPLTILNR, encoded by the coding sequence TTGAAGCAAAATAGGTTGTGGAGGCTGTTACTTTTAATATGTGTACCAACTATAGTTACTATACCGAATCATGTTTTAGCCGACACTCCAGAAATTCATTCATCAACGAAACAATTAGAAAATACCACTGAAAATTCAATAACTAAGGAAAATGAATTTGTAGGACCCGAAAAAGAAAATAAGGTAACAGAGGAAAGTTTTATAATATCACCTAATGAAACAACATGGGAGTTCATAGATCTTATTGGTGAAGATGCCCACAAAATTGCGCAACGGGAAAACTTATACGCTTCGGTTATGATTGCTCAAGCAATTTTGGAAACAAGTAGTGGTCAAAGCCAGCTAAGTCAAGCGCCTTATTACAATATATTTGGTATTAAAGGTATTTATAAAGGAAAAAGTGTCTCCTTTAATACACTGGAAAATAAAAAGAATGGGGAATTTTATACGACAAATACGACTTTTCGTCATTATGAGAATTATGAGGATTCATTAAAAGATTATGCTGAATTGCTAAAAAATGGGTTAATTCAGGATCCTACATTTTATAAAGGTGTCTGGAAAACCGAAGCCGCTAGTTACGAAGAAGCAACAGCATTTTTAACTGGACGCTATGCGACAGATATTCATTATAATAAAAAGTTAAACGCCTTGATTGAAGCTTATGATTTAACAAGTTTTGATGAAACTGGAGATGAAACTAATACTGAGAATACTTATATTTCGCCAGTAAAGGATGCGGTAATTACTTCTACATATGGTGATCGCAACGGACGGTTCCATCGTGGGATAGATTTAGCTGCCGGTCAAGGAACAGAAATAAAAGCAGCGAAACAGGGAAAAATAACATATGCAGGGTACCATCCTTCATGGGGGAATTATGTGACTATCTTACACCCAGATGGTTTAACAACTTTGTATGCTCATTGTAGTCAAAACTTAGCTAAGATCGGACAAAAAGTCGATCAAGGGCAAACTATTGCTCTTATGGGAAGTACCGGTAATAGTACAGGACCTCACTTACATTTTGAAGTTAATGGATCCCAAACGCTTACTCAAGAGCAATTAATCA